The genomic DNA GAGATCGGAGAGCTTtatttacacatgtgaagagcaTGACCACAACTAACATAATTCTCCTCAGTCACCGTTGGATGATGGATGATGTTCCTGCTGAGCAGATGGCCCTCTCCAGTTTCTGGAGCACATTGTTACGATGGGTAAGAGAAGGCAAAAGGTTACCAGAAGGTATATCAGCAGTGTCCTACGAGGAACAGACGTGAATATACTAGCCAATCTAGCAATCTCTATGCCTTGAAtatagaaaacaaaaacaaaaaggtacCACATGGTAGTCTTCCGATGCTTGACGATGCTGTTAGACACTGCCACTCAGGCTTTGTGATACACTGAGAGTATCATGTATAACAAGGCTATGTGGTGATATACTATTACTGGCATTCCAAACTCGTTACCTGCCAAAGACGTTGGGTGAGGTATTCTAGCATAATAAGAGCAGGATGTTCAATTGATGAAATCCTGAGTTCCAACAGAAATCAGCACCAAAAGGGCAACACAAACACTATTTGGTTCAGTTAAAGAGAATAGTGTTTTTTTCCTCCTACAGCAGATTGCAATGAAGCCAAACAGAACATTTGTCCATGAAGAAAGGTTTAACTCAATATCCTAaggataataaaataaaatttaaagACTCTACCTGTATATTTAATGCTACCAAAAAGACAGTtataccaaaaaaaaacatttagcaTTACTGTTATGCCTCCTGAGTGTCTACTATTGCCAGTGTGGAGCTAAAGCTTTGGATCATCTTCATGAAGCCAAAAATCAATCTGAAATACAGCATATTTACATCATCATCGCAAGCATCTGTGCTCACATTTGTCGTTCCACCTTGGTTTTGACACAAATCAAAAACCTACCAAGGGCATGTCAAAATGTCACAAAAAAATCCCTGGACAGATCAATACAAAACCAGTATCTAAATATTTGGGCAtcttgaaataaaaaaagagggtTTCACTGACTAAATATCAAACCTCTAAGCGGTTTCTTCCCCATTCATAAATGGAGGAGATGTATGGGTTACAGGATACTCTTGGGATCTCCACACAAGGAGTACAAGTGGAAGAGAGTGTAATCCACAGACTCTGCATTGCATCCCATAGTGTACACGGCTTCTGCAGGACAGCATGCCTGCCATTCACATATTCAAAATACATTGCAAACTCCAGTGAAACAGAATTCCCTTAATACGCTTCAGGTttgtttttgcttgtttgtttgttttttttaaacattatttGGTAAAGCAAAGTAAAGCACTGATTGTATACAAATACAACTTAGAGAGATCATGGATAGAACCATCCAGATTCATTTTAACAAATACTCCCAAATAACCGTTCTTTGACCAGCAGTCACATTAGTCCTTTTTTAAATCACTAGGCATCTTGGTCCATGATCAAACCAGGGGCAAAAGATAAGACACCTAGTGGAGGCACATGTCTGGGAGGGTAAACAATACTCGGGAAGAAATGACAAATCTATGGTGTACTAAAAAAAGATACAAAAAAGGGTCCAATGCTGGTTGTGAAAGTGGGATAAATGCAGTCTTTGTCTCATACACTTATTGTGTAAAATAAAGATCTAAAAGGGGAAAAGAAACGTATGAAGGACAAAGAAGGCTTTGGGATACAGTGACCTACTACATCATTCGCTTTAAATATGTTTAACTGATTCTATGCACATAGCCTCTCAGACTTTGCTACAATCAGTCCTGTGAGGTTTGTACAAACTTCTCTTTTTCACCCGAACTCTGAAGTTTGGAGGAGGAAGCTGAACCTCTGCAGTCTCAGGAACTCCCGGGAACATTCCTGACGTTTGACCACGTCCATTTCTTTCACTTAATTCGGCACCTCACTTTTGCGCAAGAGCTGAGGTAGAGAAATATGTAATTGAGACAACAGCCCTCTTCGAGTTTTGCTTAATGGAACCGGTTTCTCCCAAATTCAAATCACCAACTGCCTGTCACTTTACGAAACGATCAAGAGTCCTCCTTTAGAGAGAGTACCACTTCAGCTTCTTCAGTTCCGGAAGCGGTAGGAGATGGGCAGAAGGAGGTTGTTTTTCTTCAGGGCCTGCACCTTGGCCTGCGAGGCCTCGTCCAGTGCCTTGTAGCATCGCCGCGCGTAGTCGAGGAGCTTCTCTTTGGACGGGTCAAACTCGCCCACCTCGGGCACCTTCTCGGGAGCGACCAGGAGGAGCTCCGCGATGGGCGTAGTGGACGCCACGGTGTTGCGGTCCACACCGTGCACCTGGAAGGCCTTGGCCATGCTCTTCAGTTTCTGATAAGTCACCAGAATCTTTTTGTAGCGGATAAGAACGCCTGCTGGGTCTTTCACTGGAAGTAAATATAAAGTCCTAATTACCATTGGTTGTATGCTTTCGTTTAGGATTAATAAAGTAACAGATTAAAAGACAGAAACAGATAAAAGCTTGTGGAAAGGAGAAAAACAGACATCCCTAAAAATCTCTGTTAAGACATAGAACTGTCTGAAATGCCTTGGTGTTCGCATGAACTTGGATGGATTGGAAACTTGAATCCCTACCACCACAGCATATATGCTTGTGTGTTATGATTATATCTGTACATCATTCTATATGCATTTCAAAAGTAAGAACAAAATCCCAGAGATGTATGGAGGCAagcattgtgtgtgtaaatggacTCACCTCGCTGCCTCTCCATGGCTCTCTTGATTCGGAACACACGAGTCCTCTTGACGTGCGGGACTGACGCTGGGTTGGCCCGGCCTCCAGATTTTCCCTTCTTAGACCTCTTGCCGCCCTCCTCACTAGACACTGtgtattcctcctcctccaggtaACCATCTTCCTCCAGGTATTCCTCCACAACATCCTCATAGTCCTCCTCAGCTGAGGACAGATGTCAAAACACTCATTATACAATCACCACAACAGTACAATGTATGCCAAACCAACATATACTTCCATGCCTATATGCATGTCTGTAGGTGGATAGTTGGCCtgtgtacatacacatattaaatacataataaaataaacatcCTAAAATGTATGTATTGGCAAACATATGTCCTGAAGTTTTATGGAAATCATACAACAAAAGAAGCAAGACGTATTTTATTTCATAGTTTGTGCTTACAACGATTTAAAAGAACCCATGGCTTTGGCTAATTACTGGGTTATTTTTTTGGGGTGGTAAGGTCTGTTATAACGTAACATTTGTATGATTATAGCCAATTGTGCACTGGGTAAGGTCTGTGGACACACAGCAATGAGTATTTCTATACtgtattttgcatttcttaggGTTTCTTATGTTGTGTGCAATTGTTGTTCCTGTAGATATGCTCTTTTAATGATACACGAGTCAATGCTCCTATGTACTACTTTTGTGCAACTTCGTTGTGTTTAACCAACCGCATAGTTAAGCTCTGCAATAGCTCACCCTGAGCAGTGCTGGGTCGCTTGAGGCttgtctgctgctgctgacggGATACAGCTGAGCGGGTAGTCATGGGAGCTGGGAACGGAGTCGCCGGCCGGCGCGCCGGGG from Alosa alosa isolate M-15738 ecotype Scorff River chromosome 20, AALO_Geno_1.1, whole genome shotgun sequence includes the following:
- the ccdc106b gene encoding coiled-coil domain-containing protein 106b isoform X1 codes for the protein MRGVIRLIHSRKVERTTQNMMTDTHPNTGTSSEDGLTKNQVGGYEISIPFEDNNVDTTSYLNQNERPFEDHPTSGPPVMCDSYLLISNLRMHLQISLEKNSWLQKRIEDLEEERDFLRCQLDRVISITKSLEFTNDRQGDTPQPSPQKTPARRPATPFPAPMTTRSAVSRQQQQTSLKRPSTAQAEEDYEDVVEEYLEEDGYLEEEEYTVSSEEGGKRSKKGKSGGRANPASVPHVKRTRVFRIKRAMERQRVKDPAGVLIRYKKILVTYQKLKSMAKAFQVHGVDRNTVASTTPIAELLLVAPEKVPEVGEFDPSKEKLLDYARRCYKALDEASQAKVQALKKNNLLLPISYRFRN
- the ccdc106b gene encoding coiled-coil domain-containing protein 106b isoform X2; this encodes MRGVIRLIHSRKVERTTQNMMTDTHPNTGTSSDGLTKNQVGGYEISIPFEDNNVDTTSYLNQNERPFEDHPTSGPPVMCDSYLLISNLRMHLQISLEKNSWLQKRIEDLEEERDFLRCQLDRVISITKSLEFTNDRQGDTPQPSPQKTPARRPATPFPAPMTTRSAVSRQQQQTSLKRPSTAQAEEDYEDVVEEYLEEDGYLEEEEYTVSSEEGGKRSKKGKSGGRANPASVPHVKRTRVFRIKRAMERQRVKDPAGVLIRYKKILVTYQKLKSMAKAFQVHGVDRNTVASTTPIAELLLVAPEKVPEVGEFDPSKEKLLDYARRCYKALDEASQAKVQALKKNNLLLPISYRFRN
- the ccdc106b gene encoding coiled-coil domain-containing protein 106b isoform X4, which encodes MMTDTHPNTGTSSDGLTKNQVGGYEISIPFEDNNVDTTSYLNQNERPFEDHPTSGPPVMCDSYLLISNLRMHLQISLEKNSWLQKRIEDLEEERDFLRCQLDRVISITKSLEFTNDRQGDTPQPSPQKTPARRPATPFPAPMTTRSAVSRQQQQTSLKRPSTAQAEEDYEDVVEEYLEEDGYLEEEEYTVSSEEGGKRSKKGKSGGRANPASVPHVKRTRVFRIKRAMERQRVKDPAGVLIRYKKILVTYQKLKSMAKAFQVHGVDRNTVASTTPIAELLLVAPEKVPEVGEFDPSKEKLLDYARRCYKALDEASQAKVQALKKNNLLLPISYRFRN
- the ccdc106b gene encoding coiled-coil domain-containing protein 106b isoform X3, encoding MMTDTHPNTGTSSEDGLTKNQVGGYEISIPFEDNNVDTTSYLNQNERPFEDHPTSGPPVMCDSYLLISNLRMHLQISLEKNSWLQKRIEDLEEERDFLRCQLDRVISITKSLEFTNDRQGDTPQPSPQKTPARRPATPFPAPMTTRSAVSRQQQQTSLKRPSTAQAEEDYEDVVEEYLEEDGYLEEEEYTVSSEEGGKRSKKGKSGGRANPASVPHVKRTRVFRIKRAMERQRVKDPAGVLIRYKKILVTYQKLKSMAKAFQVHGVDRNTVASTTPIAELLLVAPEKVPEVGEFDPSKEKLLDYARRCYKALDEASQAKVQALKKNNLLLPISYRFRN